A DNA window from Naumovozyma dairenensis CBS 421 chromosome 10, complete genome contains the following coding sequences:
- the MET5 gene encoding sulfite reductase (NADPH) subunit beta (similar to Saccharomyces cerevisiae ECM17 (YJR137C); ancestral locus Anc_4.370), translating into MTTSTTLTLSQLLVELAQNSIKSDGKNINDSYNIFYTTATKNTVSEFSTIPNSTRLLNHEDPFNYIKSHLANDKLNTIFTNELTILKALPHLLDSSFQGKPIVINIDLDLQDYSVIPSLKDLPFSIFISNDSNEIIENSKLIQEITINSLIPILHFINYKKINQLQKHIPFNENDFQQFDSIPNEPETFDFQSEPANKFFNLFVPNDSENKPSTLLINLSPYHEEFKQNLPSNDVALLSFKIYRPWNLSKLLSIIPSSIRKFAIIQGAAIDTTSNTTTSTPTSTFQPLLLDFFSDFNLLVEKSIDQLIVTNVGILTKDFKDTLEIIVNNVKKQNPIQSLFLGKSNDLITEIDSTILSSSSSLSNVQNLENAYLKVLRQLFNSNLNILNEYSSETVQANNPEFGFGNFLQNETVHSKLLSLAKKSLDPSLYNSTKANEIVQLLSKWIGFHDKKINLNESKLLEANEIAHQLFDLLQSNQDSQTALNFLQIAPTIDQFLFKSNWLIGSDAWSYDLGHSGIHQVLASQKNINVLLIDSEPYDVRKSSPRSKKDVGLYAMNFNDVYVASVAVYSSYTQLLTAIIEASQFNGPSIVLAYLPYHSENDTPIEILKETKNGVESGYWPLYRYNPSKEDIENEDVFKLDSSVIRNELQKFLDRENKLTLLAEKDAQFARDLKNSETDIITQKQERRAKAAFDELLEGLSGPPLHIYYASDGGNGTNLAKRLANRAAARGLKATALSMDDIILEDLPGEENVIFITSTAGQGEFPQDGKAFWDNIKSSTDLDLNSLNVAVFGLGDSMYWPRKEDKHYFNKPAKDLYKRLELLTANPIAPIGLGDDQDADGYQTAYEPFENAIWEFFGVDNVAVEDEPKPWTNEDMKINSDFLRGTIVESIADPTTGNIHPYDAQLTKFHGCYMQDDRDIRDIRKAQGLEPLYSFMSRIRLPGGQLTPEQWLAMDKISSTVGNGTMKVTTRATFQLHGIIKQNMKHAIRAMNSVLLDTLAACGDVNRNVVVTALPANAKVHTQVAKMGANISEYFLPKTTAYHEIWLEGLDDRDDDKSWPETFANRKEGPRKKKTLVSGNALVDIEPIYGPTYLPRKFKVNIAVPPYNDVDVFSSDIGLIAILDEATHEVIGYNMYAGGGMGTTHNNKKTYPRTGSLLGFVKPEDVIPAIQSVMIIQRDSGDRKERKHARLKYTIDDMGNDVFREKVEEGMGKKFGPERPYEFKSNIDYFGWVKDETGLNHFTAFIENGRIVDTPDAPQKTGLRKVAELLQKNKSGQFRLTANQHVLISNIEDQHLDGVKAILKAYQLDNNSLSALRLGSSSCVGLPTCGLAMAESERYLPVLITQIEDILEEYGLRHDSVIMRMTGCANGCSRPWLAELALIGKAPHTYNLMLGGGYYGQRINKLYRASVKDDDILDILKPLFKRWALEREEGEHFGDFLIRVGIVNATTEGKYFHDDIKEDAY; encoded by the coding sequence ATGACAACGTCTACAACTTTAACTTTGTCTCAACTGTTGGTGGAATTGGCTCAAAATTCTATCAAGAGTGAtggaaaaaatatcaatgatTCATACAACATATTCTATACTACCGCAACAAAGAATACCGTATCTGAATTTTCTACCATACCAAATTCCACAagattattaaatcatgaAGATCCATTCAATTACATTAAGAGTCATCTTgcaaatgataaattaaatacTATCTTCACTAATGAATTGACCATCTTGAAAGCTTTACCTCATTTATTAGATTCCTCTTTCCAAGGTAAACCAATCGTTATTAACATTGATTTAGATTTACAAGATTATTCGGTCATTCCTTCATTGAAAGATCTACCATTTTCTATTTTCATAtcaaatgattcaaatgaaatcattgaaaattcCAAGTTAATTCAAGAGATTACcataaattctttaataccAATCTTAcatttcatcaattataAGAAGATCAATCAATTACAGAAACATATCCcattcaatgaaaatgatttccaacaatttgattcaattcCAAATGAACCTGAAACTTTTGATTTCCAATCAGAACCTGCtaacaaatttttcaatttgtttgTTCCAAATGATTCTGAAAATAAACCTTCTACTcttttaattaatttatctCCTTATcatgaagaatttaaacAAAATTTACCTTCTAATGATGTCGctttattatctttcaaGATTTATAGACCATggaatttatcaaaattattatctataATCCCATCTTCTATCAGAAAATTCGCTATCATTCAAGGTGCTGCCATTGATACCACTTCCAACACAACAACTTCAACTCCAACTTCAACTTTCCAACCTTTATTGTTAGATTTCTTCTCTGATTTTAATCTATTAGTAGAGAAATCCATCGATCAACTCATTGTGACTAATGTTGGTATCTTAACTAAGGATTTTAAAGATACTCTAGAAATCATAGTTAATAACGTGAAAAAGCAAAATCCAATTCAATCTTTATTCTTAGGTAAATCAAATGATCTTATTActgaaattgattcaacaatcctttcatcttcttcatcactaTCAAATGTTCAAAATTTAGAAAACGCTTATTTGAAAGTATTAAGacaattatttaattcaaatttaaatattttaaatgaatattcaaGTGAAACTGTTCAAGCAAATAATCCAGAATTCGGTTTCGGTAATTTCTTACAAAATGAAACCGTtcattcaaaattattatcattagccaagaaatcattagatccatcattatataattctaCAAAGGCTAAtgaaattgttcaattatTATCCAAATGGATTGGTTTCCATGATAAAAAGATAAACTTAAACGAAtccaaattattagaagCAAATGAAATTGCTCATCAATTATTCGATCTTTTACAATCAAATCAAGATTCACAAACTGCTTTGAATTTCTTACAAATTGCTCCAACTATTGAtcaattccttttcaaatcaaacTGGTTAATTGGTTCTGACGCTTGGTCTTACGATTTAGGTCATTCCGGTATTCATCAAGTATTGGCAtcacaaaaaaatattaacgTACTATTAATCGATTCGGAACCATATGACGTTAGAAAATCTTCTCCACGTAGTAAGAAAGACGTTGGTTTATATGCAATGAATTTTAACGACGTTTATGTCGCTTCTGTCGCGGTTTATTCATCTTACACACAACTATTAACTGCTATCATTGAAGCTTCTCAATTTAACGGTCCATCCATAGTCTTAGCTTATTTACCTTATCATTCGGAAAATGATACtccaattgaaattttaaaGGAAACTAAAAATGGTGTTGAGTCCGGTTACTGGCCattatatagatataatCCATCAAaggaagatattgaaaatgaagatgtaTTTAAATTAGATTCATCCGTCATTAGAaatgaattacaaaaattctTAGATcgtgaaaataaattaactCTATTGGCTGAAAAGGATGCTCAATTCGCAagagatttgaaaaattctgaAACTGATATCATCACTCAAAAGCAAGAAAGAAGAGCAAAAGCTgcatttgatgaattattagaaggTTTATCTGGTCCACCTTTACATATTTATTATGCTTCTGATGGTGGTAACGGTACTAATTTAGCTAAGAGATTAGCAAACCGTGCTGCTGCAAGAGGTTTGAAAGCTACCGCTTTATCCATGGATGATATCATTTTGGAAGATTTACCAGGTGAAGAAAATGTTATCTTTATTACTTCCACTGCTGGTCAAGGTGAATTCCCACAAGATGGTAAGGCATTTTGggataatattaaatctTCTACTGATTTagatttgaattctttaaatgtCGCTGTTTTCGGTCTTGGTGATTCCATGTATTGGCCACGTAAAGAAGATAAAcattatttcaataaacCTGCTAAGGATCTTTACAAACGTTTAGAATTATTGACTGCTAATCCAATTGCTCCAATAGGATTAGGTGATGATCAAGATGCTGATGGTTATCAAACTGCTTATGAACCATTTGAAAATGCAATTTGGGAATTCTTTGGTGTTGACAACGTTGCCGTGGAAGATGAACCAAAACCATGGACTAATGAAGATATGAAAATTAATTCTGATTTCTTAAGAGGTACTATCGTAGAAAGTATTGCTGACCCAACTACTGGTAATATTCACCCTTACGATGCTCAGCTGACTAAATTCCATGGATGTTATATGCAAGATGATCGTGATATTAGAGATATTCGTAAAGCTCAAGGTTTAGAACCATTATACAGTTTCATGTCAAGAATTAGATTACCTGGTGGTCAACTTACTCCAGAACAATGGTTAGCAATGGATAAAATTAGTTCAACTGTTGGTAATGGTACAATGAAAGTTACTACAAGAGCAACTTTTCAGTTACACGGTAttattaaacaaaatatgaaaCATGCAATCAGAGCTATGAATTCCGTCTTATTAGATACTTTGGCTGCTTGTGGTGATGTTAATAGAAATGTCGTGGTTACGGCTTTACCTGCCAATGCTAAGGTTCATACCCAAGTTGCCAAAATGGGTGCCAATATTTCTGAATATTTCTTACCAAAGACTACTGCATATCATGAAATTTGGTTAGAAGGTTTAGATGATagagatgatgataaatcaTGGCCTGAAACCTTTGCCAATAGAAAGGAAGGTccaagaaagaagaaaacttTAGTTAGTGGTAATGCTCTAGTGGATATCGAACCAATCTATGGCCCAACTTATTTACCaagaaaattcaaagtTAATATTGCTGTTCCACCTTATAATGATGTAGATGTTTTCTCTTCAGATATTGGTCTTATTGCTATCCTTGATGAAGCTACTCACGAAGTTATTGGTTACAACATGTATGCTGGTGGTGGTATGGGTACAACTCataacaacaagaagaCATATCCAAGAACTGGTTCTTTGTTAGGTTTCGTTAAGCCAGAAGATGTTATTCCTGCTATTCAAAGTGTTATGATTATTCAAAGGGATAGTGGTGATCGTAAAGAACGTAAACATGCTCGTTTAAAGTATACTATTGATGATATGGGTAATGATGTCTTTAGAGAAAAAGTTGAAGAAGGTATGGGTAAAAAATTCGGTCCAGAACGTCCATATGAATTCAAATCTAATATCGATTACTTTGGTTGGGTTAAAGATGAAACTGGGTTAAATCATTTCACTGcattcattgaaaatggtAGAATTGTTGATACTCCAGATGCTCCTCAAAAAACTGGGTTAAGAAAAGTAGctgaattattacaaaagaATAAATCTGGTCAATTTAGATTAACAGCGAATCAACATGTCTTAATCTCTAACATTGAAGATCAACACTTAGATGGTGTTAAAGCTATCTTGAAAGCATACCAATTAGATAACAATTCTCTCAGTGCATTAAGATTAGGTTCTTCATCATGTGTCGGTTTACCAACATGTGGTTTAGCAATGGCTGAATCAGAACGTTATTTACCTGTTTTAATCACtcaaattgaagatattcTAGAAGAATATGGTTTACGTCATGATTCTGTTATTATGAGAATGACTGGTTGTGCTAATGGTTGTTCCCGTCCATGGTTAGCTGAATTGGCTTTAATCGGTAAAGCTCCTCATACTTATAATTTGATGCTTGGTGGAGGTTACTATGGTCAAAGAATTAACAAGTTATATAGAGCTTCTGTTaaggatgatgatattttagATATTTTAAAACCATTATTTAAGAGATGGGCATtagaaagagaagaaggCGAACATTTTGGTGATTTCTTAATTAGAGTTGGTATTGTTAATGCAACTACTGAAGGTAAATATTTCcatgatgatattaaagaagatgCTTATTAG
- the IML1 gene encoding GTPase-activating protein IML1 (similar to Saccharomyces cerevisiae IML1 (YJR138W); ancestral locus Anc_4.373): MFSSLRAKNTKKHQLSPSLNRPIPDQIHQVITTANTTTHPNTISLNAGNLIVGNNNNNNNNNNNINGETNENTFNIINDNSSTLRRRAPLSSSLHHIFNKRQSYQNNDRTTRIENITNTATNTNTTTATPIQYELEISYHESRISEDQILLNLEQLPDIKEGDLCQLKTIPIPNNNNNKNNDFINRKKKIYLIAKNFNQEIKRRSKGSLISIKSGQLQNLLDLPLKSKTILKKIQSVDSLIPQQQEIQQNKKQYHADLIEINIKDCLLNRGDMWDISSRLINSCVFMNEKLTFWNNIIRGTIKGIYKNGEKILSSYINENTKIIFRSESAKLIFLIQITQEMWDFDENGEQIFQKMINSFFPKIFKKWKNIDTHHNLTIAFAISIDRSSDTSFRNLKPGERLSNSIDYYRIVVDQVNIIHWVGIMDTLRKEFMNLTKDLLTIKTENNNRIINGQFAPVIKSNFLEMINFATTTLTNPFKQLDLRHTTTHLMIITPGTGLYDVDYDLLRLTGKKLLSLEMTMDLICLQRAPLHVVPLFRYLDYQGDLHYAIPNWFSIFFWNDNGNIEQWHPRCKIHDLQMMGLTENEICEEQEINPLQFFNKINTKSISQFMEQYDNEVFDYSNLEFKTTVFVANDMNIEKSIATSNDKNINDQTDTNIPLNNPDNIIQSKAIVWKGSKFASPVLEDVQKPQVLAAMYPTTATSDETKNSLNLDQVESNQPNGSLALDSLKGISKKHSLRDFTNRMLNKILPAKDIDGNSIRNSKSARSELNRNRRGDVLEREVDNNTNIIPMQSMPIIKKNLSMFGNQPNGKHNANSISPNAHSYQDTLNSSKISSLQDKKNYYNILDSTKSKLELKQTLNKKNYFNVPNETWLEIRNPSIPVEIENTDLFLPVRWKDVWPRLVPKRYSKWRSFTTPAELPTTISEFVSKHNFETNLFLGNHSVSLSIDQDLYNQTAKDLLRNMIYMRLVMGFQICFGDQVEKVEITHSNRRDGNNLSSCNIYIPDNKSADRFIIYMMIDLEIHRIECDNMNGIIDVKRYLRKDDLNPFDQVPTYRPLVKTRYQNDYRETMMDPIHVTRESLNWNQIDQALAGYTDYAQDKTWTGFRSKFVVLPAEIPTNTFTMTVNGRNETLTPEEIRVEGLRRLIASVTKARLKTEKEKVAEQTRKEEIQPEVMFYTGSLFNFVNDQQELLEKDVIDLKDSIFVKDDSKLNKDIDLRKLAYELQCGSNKLKLTNRNWHWKQHKNCFVGSEMVTWLILRFSDIESREEALEYGQHLMKSGLFVHVLNKHGFLDGHYFYQLSPKYVMESRTSSNAPTEELPSTIARSVTRKSTGSISETATTKLSLVMSNANSYSSATERHSGGLNDSETHEDSDVAKPNIILSNSLIIDVDPMKKSYKQEICTVHYDRVHNPEHCFHIRLEWLTTTPKLVDDLVGNWSRLCERYGLKLIEIPWEELCSIPTTNPFHSFVEIHLAINPWEDPEFYDNELYSKSKFYYHIYLLKSSGFLLDNRASKFLQDRDISFNIIYSWGKPQFKYAQYIHISGAYMAEIRENGDLFLAPNNVYISRVNPANIIGRINPSPKFTIDAQKIMLDFKDTCSSYEKLRVIYLEAKEKWNSDKIVDEY, translated from the coding sequence ATGTTCTCCAGTTTAAGAGCTAAAAACACTAAAAAGCACCAATTGTCACCCTCATTGAATAGACCTATACCtgatcaaattcatcaagtAATAACTACCGCCAATACAACAACGCATCCTAAtacaatatcattaaatgcTGGAAATTTAATCGtaggaaataataataataataataataataataacaatatcaatGGTGAAACAAACGAGAATACATTCaacattattaatgataactCTTCAACATTGCGTAGAAGGGCACCACTTTCTTCCTCTTTGCATCATATCTTCAACAAACGTCAATCCtatcaaaataatgacAGAACGACACgaatagaaaatattacaaataCAGCgacaaatacaaatacaacaacagcaacacCAATACAATATGAACTAGAGATCTCGTACCATGAATCAAGGATATCTGAAgatcaaatattattaaatttagaACAATTACCTGATATTAAAGAAGGTGATCTTTGTCAATTGAAAACTATCCCAATcccaaataataataataataaaaataatgactTTATAAATcgaaaaaagaaaatttatttaattgctaaaaattttaatcaagaaattaaaagaagatcAAAAGGttctttaatatcaattaaatcaggtcaattacaaaatttattagattTACCATTAAAATCGAAAACtatcttgaaaaaaatacaaagtGTTGATTCTCTTAtaccacaacaacaagaaatccaacaaaacaagaaacaaTATCATGCTGATCTTATagaaattaatattaaagattGTTTACTCAATAGAGGAGATATGTGGGACATTTCATCAAgattaattaattcttgCGTATTtatgaatgaaaaattaacaTTTTGGAATAATATCATAAGAGGAACAATAAAgggaatatataaaaatggTGAGAAAATCTTATCATcatatattaatgaaaatacaaAGATAATATTTAGATCTGAATCTGCAAAATTAATCtttttaattcaaattacTCAAGAAATGTGggattttgatgaaaatggtgaacaaattttccaaaaaatgattaattcattcttccctaaaatttttaaaaaatggaaaaatattgatacTCATCATAATTTAACAATTGCATTCGCTATATCAATAGATAGATCTTCTGATACTTCATTCagaaatttgaaaccaggtgaaagattatcaaattcaatagATTATTATAGAATAGTAGTGGATCAAGTTAATATAATCCATTGGGTTGGAATCATGGATACATTAAGAAAGGAATTTATGAATTTAACAAAGGATTTATTGACAATTAAAactgaaaataataatagaataataaatggtCAATTTGCTCCAGtaattaaatcaaatttCCTTgagatgataaattttgCCACAACAACCTTAACGAATCCATTTAAACAATTAGATTTACGTCATACAACTACTCATCTCATGATAATAACTCCTGGTACAGGTTTATATGACGTTGATTATGATCTTCTACGTCTAACAgggaaaaaattattatctttagaAATGACAATGGATTTGATTTGTCTTCAAAGAGCACCATTACATGTTGTCCCACTTTTCAGATACTTGGATTATCAAGGTGATTTGCATTATGCCATACCGAATTGGTttagtatatttttttggaatgataatggtaatattgAACAATGGCATCCTAGATGTAAGATCCATGATTTGCAAATGATGGGACTgacagaaaatgaaatttgcgaagaacaagaaatcaACCCATTACagttttttaataaaattaatacaaaatcaatttctCAATTCATGGAACAGTATGATAACGAAGTATTCGATTATTCCAATTTAGAATTTAAAACTACAGTTTTTGTTGCCAATGATATGAATATAGAAAAATCCATCGCGACTTCTAATgacaaaaatataaatgatCAAACGGATACTAATATACCTTTAAATAATCCagataatattattcaatcaAAAGCTATAGTTTGGAAAGGTTCCAAATTCGCGTCACCTGTATTAGAAGATGTCCAAAAACCTCAGGTATTGGCTGCTATGTATccaacaacagcaacatcTGATGAGACCAAGAATTCTCTCAATTTAGATCAAGTTGAATCGAACCAACCTAATGGTTCTTTGGCATTAGATTCTTTGAAAGGGATCTCAAAGAAACATTCACTGAGGGATTTTACCAATAGAATGTTAAATAAGATATTACCCGCTAAGGATATTGATGGTAACTCTATcagaaattcaaaatccGCCAGATCGGAGCTTAATCGCAATAGACGAGGTGATGTGTTAGAACGAGAGGTTGacaataataccaatatcATTCCGATGCAAAGTATGCCcattatcaagaaaaacTTGTCAATGTTTGGGAATCAACCTAACGGGAAACATAATGCAAATAGTATTTCCCCTAATGCACACTCATACCAAGATAcattaaattcatcaaaaatttcatcactacaagataaaaagaattattataatatattagaCTCAACGAAGTCAAAACTGGAGCTGAAGCAAacattaaataaaaaaaactattTCAATGTTCCTAATGAGACTTGGCTAGAAATTAGAAATCCATCCATCCCTGtcgaaattgaaaatacaGACTTATTTCTTCCCGTACGTTGGAAAGATGTGTGGCCAAGATTGGTACCCAAACGCTACAGCAAATGGAGATCTTTCACAACACCTGCAGAATTACCGACAACTATTTCTGAATTCGTGTCAAAAcataattttgaaactaatttatttttaggTAATCATTCGGTTTCGTTAAGTATTGATCAAGATTTGTACAATCAAACTGCCAAAGATCTCCTCCGAAACATGATCTATATGCGATTGGTAATGGGGTTCCAAATTTGTTTTGGAGACCAAGTAGAAAAAGTGGAAATCACTCATAGTAATCGAAGAGACGGTAACAATTTATCGTCTTGTAATATCTACATACCGGATAATAAATCAGCAGACAGGTTCATTATATACATGATGATTGATTTAGAAATTCATAGAATTGAATGTGATAATATGAATGGTATTATAGATGTTAAAAGATATTTAAGAAAAGATGATTTAAACCCGTTCGATCAAGTCCCGACTTATAGACCATTAGTTAAAACAAGATACCAAAATGACTATCGAGAAACAATGATGGATCCAATACATGTTACAAGAGAGTCTCTGAATTGGAACCAAATTGACCAAGCATTAGCAGGTTACACAGACTATGCACAAGACAAGACATGGACAGGTTTCAGATCCAAATTCGTTGTACTACCTGCGGAAATTCCAACAAACACTTTCACCATGACTGTTAATGGTAGAAACGAAACATTAACACCAGAAGAAATTAGAGTTGAAGGTTTGCGTCGTTTGATTGCCTCAGTAACAAAGGCAAGATTAAAGactgaaaaagaaaaggtcGCGGAACAGACTAGAAAGGAAGAAATACAACCCGAAGTCATGTTCTACACGGGATCCCTATTTAATTTCGTTAATGATCAGCAGGAACTATTGGAGAAAGACGTTATCGATCTCAAagattcaatttttgttaaGGATGATAGcaaattaaataaagatattgacCTTAGAAAGTTGGCGTATGAACTGCAATGTGGATCAAATAAACTCAAATTGACCAATCGTAACTGGCATTGGAAACAGCATAAGAACTGTTTTGTTGGTTCTGAGATGGTAACTTGGCTGATTCTTAGATTTTCTGATATTGAAAGTAGGGAAGAAGCTCTCGAGTATGGACAACATCTAATGAAAAGTGGTTTATTCGTTCATGTCCTTAACAAGCATGGTTTCTTAGATGGACATTATTTCTATCAATTATCTCCGAAATATGTTATGGAATCACGTACCAGTTCAAATGCGCCGACAGAAGAGCTTCCTTCTACTATTGCTCGATCAGTGACAAGAAAATCTACGGGAAGTATTTCTGAAACGGCAACAACTAAGCTTTCTCTCGTTATGAGTAATGCCAATTCATATAGTTCTGCTACTGAGAGACATAGTGGTGGTTTGAATGACAGCGAAACACACGAGGACTCAGACGTGGCTAAACCGAATATCATTTTGAGTAATTCACTTATAATCGATGTGGATCCTatgaaaaaatcatataaacaagaaatatGTACGGTTCACTACGATAGAGTCCATAATCCCGAACACTGCTTTCATATTCGATTGGAATGGCTTACAACTACTCCGAAACTAGTTGATGACCTCGTTGGTAATTGGTCAAGACTTTGTGAGCGATATGGTTTGAAGTTAATTGAAATTCCTTGGGAAGAATTATGTTCTATTCCTACGACTAATCCCTTCCATTCCTTTGTTGAGATTCATCTGGCCATTAATCCTTGGGAAGACCCAGAATTTTATGACAATGAATTGTATTCCAAAAGTAAGTTCTACTATCATATctatttattgaaatcatCTGGTTTCTTACTTGACAATAGAGCCTCCAAGTTCTTGCAAGATAGGGACATTTCTTTTAACATCATATATTCGTGGGGGAAACCACAGTTCAAGTATGCCCagtacatacatatatcAGGAGCTTATATGGCAGAAATTCGAGAAAATGgtgatttatttttagcACCAAATAATGTGTATATTTCGAGAGTAAATCCAGCGAATATTATTGGTAGAATTAATCCGTCACCCAAGTTCACTATTGACGCCCAGAAGATTATGCTGGATTTCAAGGATACATGTTCATCTTATGAAAAACTAAGAGTTATTTACTTGGAAGCAAAAGAGAAATGGAATTCTGACAAAATCGTTGATGAATACTAA